One Helianthus annuus cultivar XRQ/B chromosome 7, HanXRQr2.0-SUNRISE, whole genome shotgun sequence genomic region harbors:
- the LOC110908259 gene encoding RING-H2 finger protein ATL8 yields MTRSFRFLSSNTTSSSSLDQPVAQPPQAVAMESDFVVILAALLCALICVLGLFSVARCAWLRRGSTDTRRNPNLTAANKGIKKKILQTLPKFVYNKDNNRCESAGKSFTDCAICLTEYADGDEIRVLPQCGHGFHVGCIDMWLNSHSSCPSCRQILAVSRCRKCGEFPAVFAGQSSSSTERKDRQHDNVNSSCSSDYLP; encoded by the coding sequence ATGACTCGTTCCTTCAGATTCCTCTCATCCAACACCACCTCATCTTCCTCACTCGACCAACCAGTAGCACAACCACCACAAGCCGTCGCCATGGAGTCCGATTTCGTCGTCATCCTTGCCGCTCTCCTCTGCGCTCTAATCTGCGTCCTCGGCCTCTTCTCCGTCGCTCGCTGCGCCTGGCTCCGCCGCGGATCCACCGACACTCGCCGTAACCCTAACCTCACGGCGGCTAACAAAGGAATCAAGAAAAAAATCCTCCAAACTCTCCCGAAATTCGTATATAACAAAGACAACAACAGATGTGAAAGCGCAGGAAAGTCGTTTACAGATTGTGCGATCTGTTTGACGGAGTACGCAGACGGAGACGAGATCCGTGTGTTGCCGCAGTGCGGACACGGATTCCACGTCGGATGTATTGATATGTGGCTTAATTCGCATTCTTCGTGTCCCTCGTGTAGACAGATTTTAGCGGTTTCGAGGTGCCGGAAGTGCGGCGAGTTTCCGGCGGTTTTCGCCGGTCAAAGCTCGAGTTCAACGGAACGTAAAGATAGACAACATGATAATGTTAATAGCTCGTGTTCTAGTGATTATTTACCGTGA